Proteins from one Sabethes cyaneus chromosome 2, idSabCyanKW18_F2, whole genome shotgun sequence genomic window:
- the LOC128737787 gene encoding DNA-directed RNA polymerases I, II, and III subunit RPABC3-like, translated as MSGILFEDIFNVKDIDPEGKKFDRVNRLHCESESFKMDMILDINSWLYPMELGDKFRLVLATTLHEDGTPASMEYNAAEIEGSRADSFEYVMFGKVYRIEGDDGQFESASRLSAYVSFGGLLMRLQGDANNLHGFEIDQHMYLLMKKLAF; from the coding sequence ATGTCCGGGATACTGTTCGAGGATATCTTCAATGTTAAAGATATCGACCCAGAAGGGAAGAAGTTCGATCGTGTCAATAGATTACATTGCGAGTCCGAATCGTTCAAAATGGATATGATACTAGACATCAACTCGTGGCTGTATCCGATGGAGCTTGGCGACAAATTTCGGTTGGTTTTGGCCACGACGTTACACGAGGATGGAACACCAGCCAGTATGGAGTACAACGCAGCCGAAATTGAGGGTTCGCGTGCGGACAGTTTTGAGTACGTGATGTTCGGCAAGGTGTACCGGATCGAAGGTGACGACGGTCAGTTCGAGTCGGCCAGCCGGCTGTCTGCCTACGTTTCGTTCGGTGGTTTGCTAATGCGACTGCAGGGCGACGCAAACAATCTACACGGGTTTGAGATTGACCAGCACATGTATCTGCTGATGAAAAAACTAGCCTTCTAG